A part of Rhipicephalus microplus isolate Deutch F79 chromosome 8, USDA_Rmic, whole genome shotgun sequence genomic DNA contains:
- the LOC142768801 gene encoding uncharacterized protein LOC142768801 isoform X2 gives MLTKRHAPWGHLQVTRAPTSKHILDTSLEALDCNPVPVLLPLVVNQRGASDTAVGANSSGSWNQRRLSAENNVRRVRLPSQQSSEGDQVKAVIAEAPKDIRRRLEPSAQESSGGSNELRTFMEESSVATTSDDTSSQESTENNSGDTSSAETTETSEQTDVEAASDVQSGASGKSWCPPWCQSGATTYDLLSSVTSCLDPVVDHVEPLHTMRDVYQNIAQAYDNVFADAPPFDTDMPLFLDENPKQPADSCLFCYDFKNNKYISQHERLPSGAFERFASSSHHSNIDEKQREASRVPDVLCGDDCQLQSSHAASKFQQQPLNAELGAVVPQSNVASGGSSLIPSIDEKSFINFLFSTMSNDNAGEDVAGEQLDPFYVDPNVMFLNENTDTFNAYVNPSVFTDCNNNVFSFPDSVSGYQELATFQQNEPHVEVADEMQVYSTRRLFSEPIKGSTSAPATESSHARTIAALPQAYQSDLGEKCHMTATQVFQVELSNMAPEFLRSLHEKQDYVKTEKGHSIAPSSRIFDVFSTEPERNYDLLKSSPERCMWAKARTPFSDGNALTQEFIPVSDEALKLRHRNGRNFFSDGNILGDAISGVTQAPQEVPGSPTKPTLRYPRPTFDNYKDLMRLFAPLRPVFLRGQRLLQQPPPLKPMLLTPPQWPLEYWTADVDAAADATPNANLGWAEELRLPSDVPRCLTDGDLNTENIESGVEEHTVNFMPRLLESRIPDGQQQIVATESSSSGANNSETFGTSSCEDNKDSSCTTTSLSVSEDSARTSTTTAESVAAPPRSLQEATFPIHGNMDSEEPRKESLAPLSSTGEGTIVNWGTHCSTLSLTEEAEFDGSAPLYDFASAAPSEEAVDIGGYNEVYPGTTKKTIPVRVMMPTIDEED, from the exons ATGTTGACTAAACGCCATGCTCCCTGGGGACACTTACAGGTGACGCgagcgcccacaagcaagcacATACTTGACACGTCCCTGGAGGCCCTTGACTGCAACCCGGTGCCCGTGCTGCTTCCGCTGGTGGTGAACCAGAGGGGCGCCAGCGACACGGCGGTCGGCGCCAACTCTTCGGGCTCGTGGAACCAGCGTCGCCTGTCCGCCGAGAACAACGTGCGCCGCGTCCGGCTTCCCTCGCAGCAGAGTTCCGAGGGCGACCAGGTGAAGGCCGTGATTGCCGAAGCTCCGAAGGACATTCGACGGCGCCTCGAACCGTCCGCTCAG GAATCGTCAGGAGGGTCGAACGAGCTCAGGACGTTTATGGAGGAGAGCTCAGTCGCGACCACGTCGGACGACACATCCTCTCAGGAGAGCACCGAAAACAACAGCGGTGACACCAGCAGTGCAGAAACGACGGAGACGTCAGAGCAGACGGACGTCGAGGCCGCTTCCGACGTACAGTCGGGTGCCAGCGGTAAGAGTTGGTGTCCTCCCTGGTGCCAATCAGGAGCCACCACTTACGATCTTCTCTCTTCAGTCACGTCGTGCCTGGACCCAGTAGTGGACCACGTGGAACCCTTGCATACCATGAGGGACGTGTACCAGAACATCGCACAGGCCTACGACAACGTGTTTGCCGACGCACCACCGTTCGACACAGACATGCCGCTGTTCTTGGATGAGAACCCGAAACAGCCGGCTGACAGCTGCTTGTTCTGCTACGACTTCAAGAACAACAAGTACATCAGCCAACACGAGAGGCTTCCCAGCGGCGCATTCGAGCGCTTTGCCTCATCCAGCCACCATAGCAACATCGATGAGAAGCAGCGGGAGGCATCGCGGGTGCCAGACGTTCTATGTGGTGATGACTGCCAGTTGCAGTCATCCCACGCCGCCTCGAAGTTCCAGCAGCAGCCCCTGAACGCCGAGCTGGGCGCCGTAGTTCCACAGTCCAACGTGGCGAGCGGCGGCAGCTCGCTAATACCCAGCATCGATGAGAAGTCATTCATTAACTTCCTTTTTTCCACCATGTCCAACGATAATGCAGGCGAAGACGTGGCGGGAGAACAGCTAGACCCGTTCTACGTTGACCCTAACGTCATGTTCCTCAACGAAAACACAGACACGTTCAACGCTTACGTCAATCCCTCCGTTTTCACCGACTGCAACAACAACGTCTTCAGTTTTCCCGACAGTGTGTCCGGCTATCAGGAACTAGCCACTTTTCAACAAAACGAGCCACACGTCGAGGTAGCCGACGAAATGCAGGTTTACTCTACGAGGCGCCTATTTTCTGAACCAATCAAGGGCTCAACGTCCGCTCCTGCAACAGAGTCGAGCCATGCCAGGACAATTGCAGCTCTACCTCAGGCGTATCAGTCGGACCTAGGAGAAAAATGTCATATGACTGCGACTCAGGTGTTTCAAGTCGAGCTCTCTAACATGGCGCCGGAGTTCCTCCGTTCCCTGCACGAAAAACAGGACTACGTAAAGACAGAGAAGGGACACTCAATCGCTCCATCGTCGAGGATATTCGACGTCTTTTCGACCGAACCTGAGCGCAACTACGACCTGCTCAAATCTTCCCCCGAGCGTTGCATGTGGGCCAAGGCGAGGACGCCGTTCTCGGACGGCAACGCCCTGACGCAAGAGTTCATTCCGGTATCCGACGAGGCACTCAAACTGCGCCACCGAAACGGACGCAACTTCTTCTCCGACGGCAACATTTTGGGCGACGCCATCAGTGGCGTCACACAAGCGCCGCAAGAAGTTCCGGGCAGCCCCACCAAGCCCACTTTACGATATCCACGGCCGACCTTCGACAACTACAAGGACTTGATGAGACTGTTCGCGCCTCTCAGGCCCGTGTTCTTAAGGGGACAGCGGCTGCTCCAGCAGCCACCACCGCTGAAGCCGATGTTGCTAACGCCACCACAGTGGCCCCTCGAATACTGGACAGCGGACGTCGACGCTGCGGCGGATGCGACGCCGAACGCTAACCTCGGTTGGGCCGAAGAACTTCGCCTGCCGTCTGACGTGCCGAGATGTCTCACCGACGGCGACTTGAACACCGAGAACATCGAGTCGGGCGTGGAAGAACACACGGTCAATTTCATGCCGCGGCTTTTGGAGTCTCGGATTCCCGACGGCCAGCAGCAAATTGTGGCGACTGAATCGAGTTCCAGTGGTGCGAACAACTCGGAAACTTTCGGCACTTCGTCCTGCGAAGACAACAAGGATTCCAGCTGCACGACCACTTCGCTCAGCGTAAGTGAAGACTCGGCGAGGACGTCCACCACCACCGCGGAGTCCGTGGCTGCACCACCTCGGAGTCTCCAAGAAGCCACGTTCCCCATTCACGGGAACATGGACTCGGAAGAACCGCGAAAGGAGTCACTGGCACCGTTATCCTCCACCGGCGAAGGAACCATCGTCAACTGGGGCACACACTGCAGCACGCTTTCACTGACGGAAGAAGCCGAGTTCGACGGGTCTGCGCCGCTCTACGACTTCGCGTCTGCGGCGCCGAGCGAGGAGGCCGTCGACATCGGTGGATACAACGAAGTCTACCCGGGCACCACCAAGAAGACCATCCCCGTCAGGGTCATGATGCCGACCATCGACGAAGAAGATTAG
- the LOC142768801 gene encoding uncharacterized protein LOC142768801 isoform X1, with protein sequence MLTKRHAPWGHLQVTRAPTSKHILDTSLEALDCNPVPVLLPLVVNQRGASDTAVGANSSGSWNQRRLSAENNVRRVRLPSQQSSEGDQVKAVIAEAPKDIRRRLEPSAQESSGGSNELRTFMEESSVATTSDDTSSQESTENNSGDTSSAETTETSEQTDVEAASDVQSGASVTSCLDPVVDHVEPLHTMRDVYQNIAQAYDNVFADAPPFDTDMPLFLDENPKQPADSCLFCYDFKNNKYISQHERLPSGAFERFASSSHHSNIDEKQREASRVPDVLCGDDCQLQSSHAASKFQQQPLNAELGAVVPQSNVASGGSSLIPSIDEKSFINFLFSTMSNDNAGEDVAGEQLDPFYVDPNVMFLNENTDTFNAYVNPSVFTDCNNNVFSFPDSVSGYQELATFQQNEPHVEVADEMQVYSTRRLFSEPIKGSTSAPATESSHARTIAALPQAYQSDLGEKCHMTATQVFQVELSNMAPEFLRSLHEKQDYVKTEKGHSIAPSSRIFDVFSTEPERNYDLLKSSPERCMWAKARTPFSDGNALTQEFIPVSDEALKLRHRNGRNFFSDGNILGDAISGVTQAPQEVPGSPTKPTLRYPRPTFDNYKDLMRLFAPLRPVFLRGQRLLQQPPPLKPMLLTPPQWPLEYWTADVDAAADATPNANLGWAEELRLPSDVPRCLTDGDLNTENIESGVEEHTVNFMPRLLESRIPDGQQQIVATESSSSGANNSETFGTSSCEDNKDSSCTTTSLSVSEDSARTSTTTAESVAAPPRSLQEATFPIHGNMDSEEPRKESLAPLSSTGEGTIVNWGTHCSTLSLTEEAEFDGSAPLYDFASAAPSEEAVDIGGYNEVYPGTTKKTIPVRVMMPTIDEED encoded by the exons ATGTTGACTAAACGCCATGCTCCCTGGGGACACTTACAGGTGACGCgagcgcccacaagcaagcacATACTTGACACGTCCCTGGAGGCCCTTGACTGCAACCCGGTGCCCGTGCTGCTTCCGCTGGTGGTGAACCAGAGGGGCGCCAGCGACACGGCGGTCGGCGCCAACTCTTCGGGCTCGTGGAACCAGCGTCGCCTGTCCGCCGAGAACAACGTGCGCCGCGTCCGGCTTCCCTCGCAGCAGAGTTCCGAGGGCGACCAGGTGAAGGCCGTGATTGCCGAAGCTCCGAAGGACATTCGACGGCGCCTCGAACCGTCCGCTCAG GAATCGTCAGGAGGGTCGAACGAGCTCAGGACGTTTATGGAGGAGAGCTCAGTCGCGACCACGTCGGACGACACATCCTCTCAGGAGAGCACCGAAAACAACAGCGGTGACACCAGCAGTGCAGAAACGACGGAGACGTCAGAGCAGACGGACGTCGAGGCCGCTTCCGACGTACAGTCGGGTGCCAGCG TCACGTCGTGCCTGGACCCAGTAGTGGACCACGTGGAACCCTTGCATACCATGAGGGACGTGTACCAGAACATCGCACAGGCCTACGACAACGTGTTTGCCGACGCACCACCGTTCGACACAGACATGCCGCTGTTCTTGGATGAGAACCCGAAACAGCCGGCTGACAGCTGCTTGTTCTGCTACGACTTCAAGAACAACAAGTACATCAGCCAACACGAGAGGCTTCCCAGCGGCGCATTCGAGCGCTTTGCCTCATCCAGCCACCATAGCAACATCGATGAGAAGCAGCGGGAGGCATCGCGGGTGCCAGACGTTCTATGTGGTGATGACTGCCAGTTGCAGTCATCCCACGCCGCCTCGAAGTTCCAGCAGCAGCCCCTGAACGCCGAGCTGGGCGCCGTAGTTCCACAGTCCAACGTGGCGAGCGGCGGCAGCTCGCTAATACCCAGCATCGATGAGAAGTCATTCATTAACTTCCTTTTTTCCACCATGTCCAACGATAATGCAGGCGAAGACGTGGCGGGAGAACAGCTAGACCCGTTCTACGTTGACCCTAACGTCATGTTCCTCAACGAAAACACAGACACGTTCAACGCTTACGTCAATCCCTCCGTTTTCACCGACTGCAACAACAACGTCTTCAGTTTTCCCGACAGTGTGTCCGGCTATCAGGAACTAGCCACTTTTCAACAAAACGAGCCACACGTCGAGGTAGCCGACGAAATGCAGGTTTACTCTACGAGGCGCCTATTTTCTGAACCAATCAAGGGCTCAACGTCCGCTCCTGCAACAGAGTCGAGCCATGCCAGGACAATTGCAGCTCTACCTCAGGCGTATCAGTCGGACCTAGGAGAAAAATGTCATATGACTGCGACTCAGGTGTTTCAAGTCGAGCTCTCTAACATGGCGCCGGAGTTCCTCCGTTCCCTGCACGAAAAACAGGACTACGTAAAGACAGAGAAGGGACACTCAATCGCTCCATCGTCGAGGATATTCGACGTCTTTTCGACCGAACCTGAGCGCAACTACGACCTGCTCAAATCTTCCCCCGAGCGTTGCATGTGGGCCAAGGCGAGGACGCCGTTCTCGGACGGCAACGCCCTGACGCAAGAGTTCATTCCGGTATCCGACGAGGCACTCAAACTGCGCCACCGAAACGGACGCAACTTCTTCTCCGACGGCAACATTTTGGGCGACGCCATCAGTGGCGTCACACAAGCGCCGCAAGAAGTTCCGGGCAGCCCCACCAAGCCCACTTTACGATATCCACGGCCGACCTTCGACAACTACAAGGACTTGATGAGACTGTTCGCGCCTCTCAGGCCCGTGTTCTTAAGGGGACAGCGGCTGCTCCAGCAGCCACCACCGCTGAAGCCGATGTTGCTAACGCCACCACAGTGGCCCCTCGAATACTGGACAGCGGACGTCGACGCTGCGGCGGATGCGACGCCGAACGCTAACCTCGGTTGGGCCGAAGAACTTCGCCTGCCGTCTGACGTGCCGAGATGTCTCACCGACGGCGACTTGAACACCGAGAACATCGAGTCGGGCGTGGAAGAACACACGGTCAATTTCATGCCGCGGCTTTTGGAGTCTCGGATTCCCGACGGCCAGCAGCAAATTGTGGCGACTGAATCGAGTTCCAGTGGTGCGAACAACTCGGAAACTTTCGGCACTTCGTCCTGCGAAGACAACAAGGATTCCAGCTGCACGACCACTTCGCTCAGCGTAAGTGAAGACTCGGCGAGGACGTCCACCACCACCGCGGAGTCCGTGGCTGCACCACCTCGGAGTCTCCAAGAAGCCACGTTCCCCATTCACGGGAACATGGACTCGGAAGAACCGCGAAAGGAGTCACTGGCACCGTTATCCTCCACCGGCGAAGGAACCATCGTCAACTGGGGCACACACTGCAGCACGCTTTCACTGACGGAAGAAGCCGAGTTCGACGGGTCTGCGCCGCTCTACGACTTCGCGTCTGCGGCGCCGAGCGAGGAGGCCGTCGACATCGGTGGATACAACGAAGTCTACCCGGGCACCACCAAGAAGACCATCCCCGTCAGGGTCATGATGCCGACCATCGACGAAGAAGATTAG